A single region of the Streptomyces sp. NBC_01262 genome encodes:
- a CDS encoding universal stress protein, with amino-acid sequence MSRTVVAGLDGSPESLAAAEWAAREAERHDAPLRLVHAWDWQPLPYVPLAGTEPHRYWAERVPREATEKLRRHHPDLKIDAEQVNEQPIDALLAAAADAEVLVLGSRGLSGIGGFLVGSVALSVVAHATRPVVLVRAGEQEQDEHLRDASGRPSTSSPYRDVLLGLDLARPSDAVIEFAFDAALRRGTGLRVIHGWILPPYYYYGAAIDPRLNAELAEQETGTLDEVLRPWREKYPTVHVTARAAVGPAADHLIDAAADASLVVVGRRNRGVPIGAHIGPVTHAVLHHATAPVAVVPHD; translated from the coding sequence ATGTCACGCACTGTCGTCGCAGGTCTGGACGGTTCGCCCGAGAGTCTGGCCGCAGCCGAATGGGCGGCCCGCGAGGCCGAACGCCACGACGCACCGCTGCGTCTGGTGCACGCCTGGGACTGGCAGCCGCTGCCGTACGTCCCGCTCGCCGGGACCGAGCCGCACCGCTACTGGGCCGAGCGCGTGCCGCGCGAAGCGACGGAGAAACTGCGCCGCCACCACCCCGACCTGAAGATCGACGCCGAACAGGTGAACGAACAGCCGATAGACGCTCTCCTGGCCGCCGCCGCGGACGCCGAGGTGCTGGTGCTCGGATCGCGCGGCCTGAGCGGGATCGGCGGCTTCCTGGTCGGCTCGGTCGCACTGTCGGTCGTGGCCCACGCGACCCGGCCGGTGGTCCTGGTCCGCGCCGGCGAGCAGGAGCAGGACGAGCACCTCCGCGATGCCTCCGGCAGGCCCTCCACGAGCTCCCCGTACCGGGATGTCCTGCTCGGCCTCGACCTGGCACGGCCCAGCGACGCCGTCATCGAGTTCGCCTTCGACGCGGCCCTGCGCCGCGGCACCGGGCTGCGCGTCATCCACGGCTGGATTCTTCCGCCGTACTACTACTACGGCGCCGCCATCGATCCCAGGCTCAACGCGGAACTGGCCGAGCAGGAGACCGGCACGTTGGACGAGGTGCTGCGTCCGTGGCGCGAGAAGTACCCCACGGTCCACGTGACCGCCCGCGCCGCGGTCGGTCCCGCCGCCGACCACCTCATCGACGCGGCAGCCGACGCCTCCCTGGTGGTCGTGGGCCGCCGCAACCGCGGTGTGCCCATCGGCGCCCACATCGGCCCCGTCACGCACGCCGTGCTGCACCACGCCACCGCCCCCGTCGCGGTCGTCCCGCACGACTGA
- a CDS encoding universal stress protein: MDDRAVWWQTPFPEAPHGYVVVGVDGSDVSLRALDRAVEEAQRRGAALEIVHGWPWGHGGEPTIDVPQSVLEFAADRARQRAPELNIATTVTGVDAAEALVRRGRDAVLTVVGTRGLGGFAGLLLGSVSLRVAAHSAGPLLVVRGDRDLARTALGYDQVLLGLESDADTAAAAFAFEEAARSKARLRVLHAWTYRQLTPVGLATVPDERMQEHLDRRSRDEAAVPANAVARLREAHPEVAADTDSVRGGPTRTLLEATEAADLVVIAAHRRKGNLGLQLGPVTHALLHHAHCPVVLVPVGPADESDG; encoded by the coding sequence ATGGACGACCGCGCAGTTTGGTGGCAGACGCCCTTTCCCGAGGCGCCGCACGGCTATGTGGTCGTGGGGGTGGACGGTTCCGACGTCTCCCTGCGGGCACTGGACCGGGCGGTGGAGGAAGCGCAGCGCCGTGGCGCGGCGCTGGAGATCGTGCACGGGTGGCCGTGGGGGCACGGCGGTGAGCCGACGATCGACGTGCCGCAGTCCGTGCTGGAGTTCGCCGCCGATCGGGCGAGGCAGCGCGCGCCGGAGCTGAACATCGCGACCACGGTCACCGGCGTGGACGCCGCCGAAGCGTTGGTGCGGCGGGGCCGGGACGCGGTGCTCACCGTGGTCGGCACGCGCGGGCTCGGCGGCTTCGCGGGGCTGCTGCTCGGCTCGGTGAGCCTGCGGGTCGCCGCGCACTCGGCCGGTCCGCTGCTCGTCGTGCGGGGCGACCGGGACCTGGCGCGTACGGCGCTCGGATACGACCAGGTGCTGCTGGGCCTGGAGAGTGACGCCGACACCGCGGCGGCGGCCTTCGCCTTCGAGGAGGCCGCGCGGAGCAAGGCCCGGCTGCGGGTGCTGCATGCCTGGACGTACCGGCAGCTGACGCCTGTCGGCCTGGCCACGGTGCCCGATGAGCGGATGCAGGAACATCTCGACCGGCGCTCGCGGGACGAGGCCGCGGTGCCCGCCAACGCCGTGGCCCGGCTCCGCGAGGCACACCCGGAGGTGGCGGCGGACACCGACTCCGTACGCGGCGGGCCCACGCGCACCCTCCTTGAGGCGACCGAGGCGGCGGATCTCGTCGTGATCGCCGCACACCGCCGCAAGGGAAATCTCGGGCTGCAGCTCGGGCCGGTGACCCATGCCCTGCTCCACCACGCCCACTGTCCCGTGGTCCTGGTGCCGGTCGGCCCGGCCGACGAATCCGACGGCTGA
- a CDS encoding aldehyde dehydrogenase family protein: MKYAPPGAAGSPVHVQPRYENFIGGKWEAPTTGEYTTNVSPATGHPICEVPKSGPADIELALDAAHSAKDAWGGASPAERAAVLGAIADAIDANAEMLAVTESWENGKPVRETLAADIPLAADHFRYFAAAARSEEGSITQIDKETVAYHFREPLGVVGQIIPFNFPLLMAAWKIAPALAAGNCTVIKPASPTPWSILKLMEVIADVVPPGVINVVNGPGAEIGKALAANKRIAKISFTGETVTGRLILQYAAQNIIPATLELGGKSPNIFFSDVMAADDSFLDKAVEGLVLYAFNKGEVCTCPSRALIQEDIYEEFMARCLARIRAIKQGDPLDTATMIGPQVSRQQVEKIASYVEIGLKEGAELLAGGHRAEVGGDFTDGYFFEPTVLKGHNKMRIFQEEIFGPVLAVTTFKDEAEALEIANDTLYGLGAGVWTRDGDRAYRMGRAIKAGRVWTNCYHQYPAGAAFGGYKVSGIGRENHKMMLDHYSQTKNLLVSYSTQPLGLF, translated from the coding sequence ATGAAGTACGCACCTCCCGGAGCCGCAGGCAGCCCCGTGCATGTCCAGCCCCGGTACGAGAACTTCATCGGCGGCAAGTGGGAGGCTCCCACCACCGGCGAGTACACGACCAACGTCAGTCCGGCCACCGGACACCCGATCTGTGAGGTCCCGAAGTCCGGCCCCGCGGACATCGAACTCGCCCTGGATGCCGCGCACTCCGCGAAGGACGCGTGGGGCGGGGCCTCCCCGGCCGAGCGCGCCGCGGTCCTGGGCGCGATCGCCGACGCCATCGACGCCAACGCCGAGATGCTCGCGGTCACCGAGAGCTGGGAGAACGGCAAGCCGGTCCGCGAGACGCTGGCCGCCGACATCCCGCTGGCCGCCGACCACTTCCGTTACTTCGCGGCGGCGGCGCGGTCCGAGGAGGGCTCGATCACCCAGATCGACAAGGAGACGGTGGCCTACCACTTCCGTGAGCCGCTGGGCGTGGTCGGCCAGATCATTCCGTTCAACTTCCCGCTGCTGATGGCCGCGTGGAAGATCGCCCCGGCGCTGGCCGCCGGCAACTGCACGGTCATCAAGCCCGCCTCGCCCACCCCGTGGTCGATCCTGAAGCTGATGGAGGTCATCGCCGATGTTGTGCCGCCGGGCGTCATCAACGTCGTCAACGGCCCCGGCGCGGAGATCGGCAAGGCGCTGGCCGCCAACAAGCGGATCGCCAAGATCTCCTTCACCGGCGAGACCGTCACCGGCCGGCTGATCCTGCAGTACGCGGCGCAGAACATCATCCCGGCCACTCTGGAACTGGGCGGCAAGTCGCCGAACATCTTCTTCTCCGACGTCATGGCCGCCGACGACAGCTTCCTGGACAAGGCCGTCGAGGGCCTGGTGCTGTACGCGTTCAACAAGGGCGAGGTGTGCACCTGCCCGTCCCGCGCGCTGATCCAGGAGGATATCTACGAGGAGTTCATGGCCCGCTGCCTGGCGCGGATCCGCGCCATCAAGCAGGGCGACCCGCTCGACACCGCGACCATGATCGGCCCGCAGGTCTCCCGTCAGCAGGTCGAGAAGATCGCCTCCTACGTGGAGATCGGGCTGAAGGAGGGCGCCGAGCTGCTGGCCGGCGGCCACCGCGCCGAGGTCGGCGGCGACTTCACGGACGGCTACTTCTTCGAGCCGACCGTCCTCAAAGGCCACAACAAGATGCGGATCTTCCAGGAGGAGATCTTCGGGCCGGTGCTCGCGGTCACGACCTTCAAGGACGAGGCCGAGGCGCTGGAGATCGCCAACGACACCCTGTACGGCCTCGGGGCCGGGGTGTGGACCCGCGACGGCGACCGGGCGTACCGCATGGGCCGCGCGATCAAGGCGGGCCGGGTCTGGACGAACTGCTACCACCAGTACCCGGCGGGCGCGGCGTTCGGCGGCTACAAGGTCTCCGGTATCGGCCGCGAGAACCACAAGATGATGCTGGACCACTACAGCCAGACCAAGAACCTGCTGGTCAGCTACAGCACCCAGCCGCTCGGTCTGTTCTAG
- a CDS encoding zinc-dependent alcohol dehydrogenase, which translates to MKAAVVTEFGKPLEIQELPVPEPGAGQVLVRLEASGLCHTDIHAAHGDWPVKPTPPFIPGHEGVGPVERVGEGVDAALVGKRVAIPWLGSSCGHCRYCVSGWETLCASQVNTGYSVDGCYGEYVVADAGAVVEVPDGVSSLDAAPLTCAGVTTYKALKVANVVPAERVAVFGIGGLGHLAVQYARLFGAFVTAVDIEPDKLGVAHQLGADHLVNARTHDPVEEIKAVGGADVAIVLAASPKVFEQAYRSLNRGGRLVCVALPGDDAAIKVPIFETVLFGISVIGSIVGTRQDLAEVFALHAAGRTRVIAETRRLDQVNDAIDEVLGGRAEARLVFEF; encoded by the coding sequence ATGAAGGCAGCAGTGGTCACCGAGTTCGGCAAGCCGCTCGAAATCCAGGAACTGCCCGTTCCGGAGCCCGGCGCCGGCCAGGTGCTGGTCCGTCTGGAGGCCTCCGGGCTGTGCCACACCGACATCCACGCGGCGCACGGCGACTGGCCCGTCAAGCCGACCCCGCCCTTCATCCCCGGCCACGAGGGCGTCGGCCCGGTCGAGCGGGTCGGCGAGGGCGTCGACGCCGCTCTGGTCGGCAAGCGGGTCGCCATCCCGTGGCTGGGCTCGTCCTGCGGGCACTGCCGCTACTGCGTCTCCGGCTGGGAGACCCTGTGTGCGAGCCAGGTCAACACCGGCTACTCGGTGGACGGTTGCTACGGCGAGTACGTCGTCGCCGACGCGGGCGCGGTCGTCGAGGTCCCGGACGGCGTCAGCTCGCTGGACGCGGCCCCGCTGACCTGCGCGGGCGTCACCACGTACAAGGCGCTCAAGGTCGCGAACGTGGTGCCGGCCGAGCGGGTCGCGGTGTTCGGGATCGGCGGCCTCGGCCACCTCGCGGTGCAGTACGCGCGGCTGTTCGGCGCCTTCGTCACCGCGGTCGACATCGAGCCGGACAAGCTCGGGGTGGCCCACCAGCTCGGAGCCGACCACCTGGTCAACGCCCGCACCCACGACCCGGTCGAGGAGATCAAGGCTGTCGGCGGCGCCGACGTGGCCATCGTGCTCGCCGCCTCGCCCAAGGTCTTCGAGCAGGCGTACCGGTCCCTCAACCGGGGCGGCCGACTGGTGTGCGTCGCCCTGCCCGGCGACGACGCGGCCATCAAGGTGCCGATCTTCGAGACCGTGCTGTTCGGCATCTCCGTCATCGGCTCCATCGTCGGCACCCGCCAGGACCTCGCCGAGGTCTTCGCGCTGCACGCCGCGGGCCGCACCCGGGTGATCGCCGAGACGCGGCGCCTGGACCAGGTCAACGACGCCATCGACGAAGTTCTGGGCGGGCGGGCCGAAGCCCGGCTCGTCTTCGAGTTCTGA
- a CDS encoding NAD(P) transhydrogenase subunit alpha: MGIITVGAVRERAPGERRVALVPEAVTRLRQAGIDVLVEAGAGAGAWFADADYAAAGAAVVTAEELYERADAVLCVGLPDAETSVALRSGQALIGLLAPLGHPDRVDEWAERGITAVSLDLLPRTLSRAQSMDALTSQASVAGYKAVLVAADSYDRFLPMLTTAAGTSKPAAVLVLGAGVAGLQAIATARRLGAVVSAYDVRPASRGEVESLGARFLDLSAVTSGAGTGGYARELTEQEQRAQQEALDAHIARSDIVITTAQVPGRKPPLLVTAQALERMGPGSVVVDMAASDLGGNVELSKPDKTAVLYSGVTVIGAGNLPSAMATAASTAYARNIGALLTHLVRDGALVIDPDDEIQAGVVVTHGGEIVNQALAAVLVGSDGTLEGVS; encoded by the coding sequence ATGGGAATCATCACCGTAGGCGCCGTGAGGGAGCGGGCACCCGGCGAACGCCGCGTCGCCCTCGTCCCCGAGGCCGTGACCCGCCTGCGTCAGGCCGGTATCGACGTACTCGTCGAGGCCGGGGCCGGGGCAGGGGCCTGGTTCGCCGACGCCGACTACGCGGCGGCGGGCGCGGCCGTCGTAACCGCCGAGGAACTGTACGAGCGTGCCGACGCCGTCCTGTGCGTCGGCCTGCCGGACGCCGAGACCTCGGTTGCCCTGCGCTCCGGGCAGGCGCTCATCGGCCTGCTCGCCCCGCTGGGGCACCCCGACCGCGTAGACGAGTGGGCCGAGCGGGGCATTACCGCGGTGAGCCTGGATCTGCTGCCCCGCACCCTCAGTCGCGCCCAGTCCATGGACGCGCTGACCTCGCAGGCGAGCGTCGCCGGCTACAAGGCGGTGCTGGTCGCGGCCGACTCGTACGACCGCTTCCTGCCGATGCTGACCACCGCCGCGGGCACCTCCAAGCCCGCCGCGGTGCTCGTCCTCGGCGCCGGGGTCGCCGGGCTGCAGGCCATCGCCACGGCCCGCCGCCTCGGCGCGGTGGTCAGCGCCTACGACGTGCGCCCCGCGTCAAGAGGCGAGGTGGAGTCCCTCGGCGCCCGGTTCCTGGACCTGTCCGCCGTGACGTCGGGCGCAGGGACCGGCGGCTACGCACGCGAACTGACCGAGCAGGAGCAGCGCGCGCAGCAGGAGGCGCTGGACGCGCACATCGCCCGATCCGACATCGTGATCACCACCGCCCAGGTGCCCGGCCGCAAGCCACCGCTGCTGGTGACCGCGCAGGCCCTGGAACGTATGGGCCCCGGCTCGGTGGTCGTCGACATGGCGGCGAGCGACCTGGGCGGCAACGTCGAGCTGTCGAAGCCGGACAAGACCGCCGTCCTCTACAGCGGCGTGACGGTGATCGGTGCCGGGAACCTGCCCTCGGCGATGGCCACCGCCGCGTCCACCGCATACGCCCGCAACATCGGCGCGCTGCTGACGCACCTCGTGCGTGACGGCGCACTGGTCATCGACCCGGACGACGAGATCCAGGCGGGGGTC